The Myxococcus virescens sequence GTGAGGCGGCGCGGGATGGTCACCGGCGACAGGAGATTCCCAGATGATTCAGATGACGAGCGTGCTCGACGTGGCGGACAACTCGGGCGCGAAGAAGGTGTTCTGCATCAAGGTGCTCGGTGGTTCGAAGCGCAAGTATGCGTCCATCGGCGACGTGATTGTCGTTTCGGTGCGCGAGGCGCTTCCCAACTCGAAGGTGAAGAAGGGTGACGTGGCCAAGGCCGTCATCGTTCGCACCAAGCGCGAGGTGGGTCGTCCGGACGGCAGCTACATCAAGTTCGACGGCAACTCCGCGGTCCTCATCAACAAGGACATGGAGCCCATTGGTACGCGTATCTTCGGGCCGGTGGCCCGTGAGCTCCGCGCCCGCAAGTTCATGAAGATCATCTCGCTGGCGCCCGAAGTCCTCTGAGAGGACGGCAGGCCGGACGGCGAGCAGCCAGAGAGAGGAAGCCATGCAGAAGCTGAAGGTTGGAGACACGATCCAGGTCATGGCCGGGGCCGAAGCCTCCGAGAAGAACCCGGCGACCAAGCGCGGCAAGGTACTGAAGATCGATCGCGAGGCTGAGCGCGTGACGGTCGAGGGCCTGCGCCTGGTCAAGCGTCACATGAAGAAGACGCCCCAGAGCCCGGAAGGCGGCATCGTCGAGAAGCCGGGCACGATCGCGCTGGCGAACGTGCAGGTGGTTTGCGCCAAGTGCGACAAGCCGACCCGAGTGGGCATCCGTACTGAAGGTGAAGAGGGCAAGAAGAAGCGGTTCTGCAAGAACTGCGACGCCCTGATTGACTAGGTGTCCGCGTTGGTGCATGTATGCGCGCCCTTTGCCCACCCTGGTGGTGGCGAAGGGCGGGCGTGCAGGCATGGAGGGCCCGTGGAGCAACAGGGGCCCTCGCGGTGTTTCCAGGTTCCATACGAAGGACTGATCGGGCGTGCTGGGTCCACGACGGCGCCCCGAAGCAGAGGACAGGACGATGGCTGACGAGAAGAAG is a genomic window containing:
- the rplX gene encoding 50S ribosomal protein L24; the protein is MQKLKVGDTIQVMAGAEASEKNPATKRGKVLKIDREAERVTVEGLRLVKRHMKKTPQSPEGGIVEKPGTIALANVQVVCAKCDKPTRVGIRTEGEEGKKKRFCKNCDALID
- the rplN gene encoding 50S ribosomal protein L14; this translates as MIQMTSVLDVADNSGAKKVFCIKVLGGSKRKYASIGDVIVVSVREALPNSKVKKGDVAKAVIVRTKREVGRPDGSYIKFDGNSAVLINKDMEPIGTRIFGPVARELRARKFMKIISLAPEVL